A window from Culex pipiens pallens isolate TS chromosome 3, TS_CPP_V2, whole genome shotgun sequence encodes these proteins:
- the LOC120418515 gene encoding keratin, type I cytoskeletal 9-like isoform X1, translating to MKLFIGVVALLVVSACAHSEGKDAAQKSKSDVATFEEIKVESSLNVRKNNPAARRHVRSVVELLMPSVVRTKRQFGGGFGAASSQANANAFNQQFGPQGFGASAANAGAQSFYNQGPGGGFGASAANAASQGFQAGPGGFSGSASQSGSQSYKLPGNRDVSLSYSGGFSVADGKPSVSQGNSISFSG from the exons ACTGCTGGTGGTTTCGGCTTGTGCTCATAGTGAAGGTAAAG ATGCAGCCCAGAAGAGCAAATCGGATGTGGCTACGTTCGAGGAGATTAAGGTGGAGTCGTCGCTGAATGTGCGGAAAAATAATCCAGCTGCCCGGCGACACGTGCGAAGCGTTGTGGAACTGCTGATGCCCAGCGTGGTTCGAACTAAGCGACAGTTTGG TGGTGGGTTCGGAGCGGCCAGTTCCCAGGCGAATGCCAACGCCTTCAACCAGCAGTTTGGCCCGCAAGGTTTTGGCGCCAGCGCTGCTAACGCCGGCGCTCAGTCGTTCTACAACCAGGGACCGGGTGGCGGCTTTGGAGCCTCGGCGGCGAACGCCGCTTCGCAGGGATTCCAGGCTGGGCCGGGTGGATTCTCG gGATCGGCCAGCCAGTCCGGTAGTCAGTCCTACAAGCTGCCCGGAAATCGCGACGTCAGCCTCTCGTACTCTGGTGGATTCTCGGTAGCTGACGGCAAACCAAGCGTATCACAAGGAAACTCGATCAGCTTCTCAGGATAA
- the LOC120418515 gene encoding keratin, type I cytoskeletal 9-like isoform X2 — protein sequence MKLFIGVVALLVVSACAHSEDAAQKSKSDVATFEEIKVESSLNVRKNNPAARRHVRSVVELLMPSVVRTKRQFGGGFGAASSQANANAFNQQFGPQGFGASAANAGAQSFYNQGPGGGFGASAANAASQGFQAGPGGFSGSASQSGSQSYKLPGNRDVSLSYSGGFSVADGKPSVSQGNSISFSG from the exons ACTGCTGGTGGTTTCGGCTTGTGCTCATAGTGAAG ATGCAGCCCAGAAGAGCAAATCGGATGTGGCTACGTTCGAGGAGATTAAGGTGGAGTCGTCGCTGAATGTGCGGAAAAATAATCCAGCTGCCCGGCGACACGTGCGAAGCGTTGTGGAACTGCTGATGCCCAGCGTGGTTCGAACTAAGCGACAGTTTGG TGGTGGGTTCGGAGCGGCCAGTTCCCAGGCGAATGCCAACGCCTTCAACCAGCAGTTTGGCCCGCAAGGTTTTGGCGCCAGCGCTGCTAACGCCGGCGCTCAGTCGTTCTACAACCAGGGACCGGGTGGCGGCTTTGGAGCCTCGGCGGCGAACGCCGCTTCGCAGGGATTCCAGGCTGGGCCGGGTGGATTCTCG gGATCGGCCAGCCAGTCCGGTAGTCAGTCCTACAAGCTGCCCGGAAATCGCGACGTCAGCCTCTCGTACTCTGGTGGATTCTCGGTAGCTGACGGCAAACCAAGCGTATCACAAGGAAACTCGATCAGCTTCTCAGGATAA
- the LOC120418561 gene encoding uncharacterized protein LOC120418561 produces the protein MYKIVALFVALCGVSAAYTIPMRNAIMYYRQAMPYMAPQQAMYGFHYQNQQLQNQRRSAGVSAFAAGNTIATGTYLKDCQNSDVESAELPVQADQSVQSVAEAFPEEAYPAEADAPQYDVPAVHEIEEPLAEEPQAAPVAPVVIPDQKKKVTVQLESAEEDEEEVFVGRRGARPALPNTYFPINFGSTNGGAIAIANSYSTGKGGSAHSTATAYGSPAAAASADLKKTPVAQLKKKPAKLRARKY, from the exons ATGTACAAGATCGTTGCTCTTTTTGTGGCCCTGTGCGGCGTGAGTGCGGCGTACACGATCCCGATGAGAAATG CTATCATGTACTACCGTCAGGCGATGCCCTACATGGCCCCACAGCAGGCAATGTACGGATTCCACTACCAGAACCAGCAACTGCAGAATCAACGCCGTTCAGCCGGAGTATCTGCCTTTGCCGCCGGAAACACCATCGCCACTGGAACGTATCTGAAGG ACTGCCAGAACTCGGATGTGGAAAGTGCTGAACTGCCGGTTCAGGCCGACCAGAGTGTGCAGTCCGTGGCTGAAGCTTTCCCAGAGGAAGCCTACCCGGCCGAAGCTGATGCTCCCCAGTATGACGTTCCGGCGGTTCACGAGATCGAAGAGCCCCTCGCTGAGGAACCCCAGGCCGCTCCGGTTGCCCCCGTCGTGATCCCGGACCAGAAGAAGAAGGTCACCGTTCAGCTGGAGTCGGCTGAGGAAGACGAAGAGGAAGTGTTCGTGGGACGTCGCGGTGCCCGTCCTGCCCTGCCCAACACCTACTTCCCGATCAACTTCGGAAGCACGAACGGAGGAGCCATCGCAATCGCCAACTCGTACAGCACCGGCAAGGGAGGATCGGCGCACAGCACGGCCACCGCCTACGGAAGCCCAGCGGCTGCGGCATCGGCTGACCTGAAGAAAACTCCGGTGGCTCAGCTCAAGAAGAAGCCCGCCAAGCTGCGTGCCCGGAAGTACTAG